In the Sphingomonas sp. OV641 genome, AGGGTATCGACGGCATGGACGAGGCGAGGGGGGATCCCAAGATACGGCGCCGCGCGCTTGAAGACGGTGAGGACCTGCCGGTGGGTCACGTCTTCTGGCAGCCCTCTGAACCGCTGCGCGAGCTGGTCGGTAGCGCTCGAGCGTTCGTCGAGGCGGCGGTGGCCCGCGCCGGGAGCGAGAGCATAGGACATCATTCGGATAATCCCCCTGGGATACCCGTGCGGACGCAACCACCCGTGGCGCGAATTGCGCTTTCTTATTGCTGCGTCATCGGATCTCGGCTAAGGCGACGTTGCGACACGACCTCTCCGAGGTTCCGAAAAGCCCGGCCTAGTGCCGGGTTTTTCTTTTCTGCACGGCTTCCCCTTTTCGGTGACACGCGATCGGACGACCGCAGGGCCGCACCTTCCTGGAATCACCAGACGCGGACGGCGAGGGGAACGTAAACGGCACGAGTGGCACCCGTCCTGTTCGACGGCTCGTGCTTTCAGTTAATCTATCTCGGAAATCCTCGTGCTATCAGTACATCTATGTGGCGCGAGTGCCCGGCAGAGGGCTGGGATGGGAAAGTGTGTAACCCAGTTACACACTTTTGGAGGCTCCCACGGGTCGGATTCGCAGCCTTCGAGCATGGCTCGTGCTTTCAGTATATCTATCTCTGAGGCCTCCCGATCCCAGTAGCGCATAGTTCGCACTCAGCCATTACCGAGGAGTCAGACGACCGGGTCATCCCAAGCTTTAATCGTCTGGTAGTCGCTCTGAGCTGAAATAATCTCAGTCGCGCGATCCCAGAAGACCTTCAGAAACCAGCCCGCGATTGAGGCCTGTGCGAGGACCATGAAAGTCCGGGTAGCTTCAAGAAGAGGGACTTCGCGTGGCGTGCTAATTAGCACTGCTGCGAGGACGGCCTGTGTTCCAAGGAGGGCTAGAGCTGCGATGAAGTCAGCGGCAATCGGAAGTAGACGATCTTCGCGCCTCGCATACCTCTTTAAGGCCGCGCCCGTTACCATCGAGCAAAGTCCAACGATTGCAGTCAACACCACGCCTATCGCGCATCGAGTCGGCAAACTCATCCAGGGAAGTAGGTCGCTCCCGAAAAGGGCAAACCAATTGTATGGTGTGATCGCATATGACACGAACACCAAAACGGGTAGGTTCCAGCCGTCTTCAAGATTGTCGGCAGGGGAATACCAGCGGCGGCCGCTTCTCACATGGACCCCTTGCCCGCGTGATCGCGATATCGTTCTGTGTCGCGGACGTATTCCGCGACCATGTCGATTGAGGCGTGACGGCTAGGTCTCGGCATCCCGCACCGTGTCGGGGAACAGGTCGCCGCCCATCTGGAAGAAGCGTTTGGCGTCCTTGAAGCTCGTGATGTCGGAGGGGGTGCGCTCGTCCTTGGGCGGTGGTGCGACCTGGGGGCGTCCATAGCGATAGACGACGTCCGGAACGACAACGAGCCAGACGTCGGGACGGCGCTCCTCGGCGCGGATGTGCGCGCGGATCGCGTCGGCGAACAGCAGCACCGTGGAACGAACCGCGTCGGCGCGATTGTTCTTTTTGATGCAATGATCGATGTCGCCGCTCTTGACCGCTAGCTCGACCATGCCGCGGGTCGGCAGCGCGATGCCGAAGCAGGCCTCGAAGCCTGGCCATGCGGGTGCCCATAGGACGGGCTTGCCCTTTGCATCGACCTTACCGGGAATATGCAGGCTGATCCGCTCTAACCAGCGGCGGGATAGGCCGACGCCGCTCTCCGTCCCGATGACGCCCAAGCGGACCTGGGAGCGGCCATCTGGACCTTCGAGCGGCCCGAAGAGGAAGAGCCCATCTTTTGGCGCTTCCATCTGCTGCCCGTGACCGAACTCGAGCAAAGGCTCGGCGATGCGGTGCGTGAGGATGCTCATGCGTCGGCCTCCTCCGGTATCCCATCCCGGTCGAAGGCCGTTTCGAAGTCCTCTGACAGAGTTATCTGGCCTCCCTCGTCTTCCTCGGCTCGGCGGTCTTCTTCCGCGGCGAAGCTGACCGGAAAGTCGAAGCTCATTGGTAGGCTAGCGACCGCGAGGCGCTCACCGGACGCGGCAATATCTAAGGTCGCATCACCTTCGGCAAGCCAGCCCATTGCGGCAAGCAGCATGTCGCGCCATTTGTCGTTGAACCAAGACCGCGTGAGGCGCAACCGGATGCGCTGCAGCTGTTCACCCGGGAGCGGGGTTCGGCCATTGGTCGTCACCGCAACATTGGCATGGACCCGGAAGAGAGCATCCGGCCAGAGCTTGGGTTGAGCGACAAGGCACAGATGCCAGCGCCGGTCCTTGAACTTGCCGCTCAGGACACGGTCGACCCGATGGCCGTCGCTCAGCGTCAGCTTCACCCTTCCGTCGATGAGTCCGTCGGGGAAGAAGCGGCCTCGGGCGCCCGAGGCGAAATCGACAGGAAGTAGCCCGAGACGATGCATGGCCAGGTCCCAATGCTGACGCATCAGGTTGACGGCGATCCGCCGCGCGTTGGAACGCTCACCGAAGTGGCGGCTATATGTACCGTCGATCACGCCGTTGAAGGGCAGGCTAGCGCGTGCCTTCAACGGCGGCGCGCCATTATCGAGACGCTCGATCGCATCGGGTCCGCAGAAGGCGATAGCGCCTCCCTCGTGAAGGACGTGGGGAACCTTGGTGAACTGGCTCCACGCTTCCAGCTGCGCAGTCGTTCCCTTCGCCTCCAGGATCCAGACGTCAGGCCTCGCCCGGAGTTCGAACCAGTTGCTGTAAAGCGTCTCGGAATTTAGCGTGACCAGCTTTCGACCGTCCTCTTGGGCAGCGACGATCATCGCAAGCTGCTCGGCGTCCGGATGCTCGACCTTCGGTACACGTGAGGTGTCGAGCGTCTCGAACAAGGGCTGAAGGCAGGCTGCCCAGTTAGGGAACGCATTGTGTGCGTTCTGGCGGAGGATCTCTGTGGGGAAATCGCCGAAGTCCACGGCGGCGATCCGGATTGGGACCATAAACTCCGGGTCGTTTAGCTTGCGACGCATGACGTCGCCGAGGGCGAGTTCCTTCTTTACGCCTTGCTTGCCGATGTGCTCGGACACGACGACGATCTGCTTGATCGCCTCGTGCCGCAGCACGTGCTCGATCTTGTCCCAGAAATCGTCGCCGCCCCGAAGCGCGCGAACGTCGACCCAGACCTTGTATCCGGCCGTGGTTAGGCGCCCGGCAAGCCACCGGGCGAAGCGATTGTCCTCAGGATTGGCGTGCGTGATCAGAATTGTGTCGCGCACCGGTGTCGGAGCGGTAGTCATGGGAGTCCCCGCCAGCAGAGTGCCGAACCTAAAAGCACGAATGTGCGACTACTCTGCCAAGGGGCGCACGTTGGTGATGGTGATGCCTACATCGGCGCTCGCAAGTGGCTCGTCCGTTGTAAGCATCTCAGCTTGCAGGTCGATCGCCAAGGCAAGGCATGCCCGATCGCCGAGGGACAGACCGAGCGCCTTCGTCGCTGGCCGAAGGTCGCCTACTATGAGCGCCTGGGCAGGAGTGAGCGGCCGGACATCGAGATGCAGCCCGCCAAGTGCCTCACGTACCTCGTCGAGCGGCAATCCTCGGTCCCGTAGCTTGGAAACGACCTCCGCGAGGTTGGCTGTTCCGATGATGCTGCGGGTCAGGACGTCGATTATCCGATCCGCCCCGGGTTCATCGTTTAGAAGGCAGAGCAGGGCGGAGGCGTCGAGTACGACTTTGCTACTCACGCTCCGCCTCACGCCGACGCTCCGCGATCAGCTCGTCAGCCAAGCCGACGCCTTCGGGCACATACTTGCGCAGGATCGCGCGAGCACGCTCAAGTGCCTTAGGTACGGAACGTACCCGCAGCTCGCCATCGTCCACATCGACGAGGACGGTGTCACCCGTGGTGATCCCGAGCTCACGGCGCATTGCCGCCGGGATCACGAGCTTACCACCGTCCACGATCTTGACCCTCTGTGCTTCCATCTGCACCAAACCCGCTGATACAACCCGTCCAAGACCTTGTACCGGAGAGCAAAGTCGGACGCCAGCGTGA is a window encoding:
- a CDS encoding AbrB/MazE/SpoVT family DNA-binding domain-containing protein, with the protein product MDGGKLVIPAAMRRELGITTGDTVLVDVDDGELRVRSVPKALERARAILRKYVPEGVGLADELIAERRREAERE
- a CDS encoding toll/interleukin-1 receptor domain-containing protein — translated: MTTAPTPVRDTILITHANPEDNRFARWLAGRLTTAGYKVWVDVRALRGGDDFWDKIEHVLRHEAIKQIVVVSEHIGKQGVKKELALGDVMRRKLNDPEFMVPIRIAAVDFGDFPTEILRQNAHNAFPNWAACLQPLFETLDTSRVPKVEHPDAEQLAMIVAAQEDGRKLVTLNSETLYSNWFELRARPDVWILEAKGTTAQLEAWSQFTKVPHVLHEGGAIAFCGPDAIERLDNGAPPLKARASLPFNGVIDGTYSRHFGERSNARRIAVNLMRQHWDLAMHRLGLLPVDFASGARGRFFPDGLIDGRVKLTLSDGHRVDRVLSGKFKDRRWHLCLVAQPKLWPDALFRVHANVAVTTNGRTPLPGEQLQRIRLRLTRSWFNDKWRDMLLAAMGWLAEGDATLDIAASGERLAVASLPMSFDFPVSFAAEEDRRAEEDEGGQITLSEDFETAFDRDGIPEEADA
- a CDS encoding type II toxin-antitoxin system VapC family toxin; protein product: MSSKVVLDASALLCLLNDEPGADRIIDVLTRSIIGTANLAEVVSKLRDRGLPLDEVREALGGLHLDVRPLTPAQALIVGDLRPATKALGLSLGDRACLALAIDLQAEMLTTDEPLASADVGITITNVRPLAE